In Microbacterium cremeum, a genomic segment contains:
- the ilvN gene encoding acetolactate synthase small subunit — translation MSSHVLSLLVENKPGLLTRVAGLFARRGFNIESLAVGVTEVPGLSRITVVVDVEELPLEQVTKQLNKLVNVIKIVELDPAASVQREHMLVKVRADNQTRSNVLEVVNLFRAQIVDYAPDAVVVEVTGDKGKVDAFLRALEPFGVKELAQSGLLAIGRGGKSITERVLRG, via the coding sequence ATGTCGAGCCACGTGCTGAGTCTTCTCGTCGAGAACAAGCCCGGTCTGCTCACCCGTGTCGCGGGTCTTTTCGCCCGTCGCGGATTCAACATCGAGTCGCTGGCGGTGGGTGTCACCGAGGTCCCGGGCCTGTCGCGCATCACCGTCGTCGTCGATGTGGAGGAGCTTCCGCTGGAGCAGGTGACCAAGCAGCTGAACAAGCTCGTCAACGTCATCAAGATCGTCGAGCTCGATCCTGCGGCGTCCGTGCAGCGCGAGCACATGCTGGTCAAGGTCCGCGCCGACAACCAGACCCGCTCGAACGTGCTGGAGGTCGTGAACCTCTTCCGCGCGCAGATCGTCGACTACGCGCCCGATGCGGTCGTGGTGGAGGTCACCGGCGACAAGGGCAAGGTCGACGCCTTCCTGCGGGCACTCGAGCCGTTCGGCGTCAAGGAGCTCGCCCAGTCCGGCCTGCTCGCGATCGGCCGCGGCGGCAAGAGCATCACCGAACGAGTGCTGCGCGGCTGA
- a CDS encoding pyridine nucleotide-disulfide oxidoreductase gives MEVAVDADYLVLGAGAMGMAFTDALTARADVSVAVVDRRFGAGGHWLDDYAFVRLHQASAFYGVASTRLGGGRLQQEGPERGLQERASAAEVCEYYARVAERLSQSGKVTFHWNSEYVGEGRFVSRLTGTRFVAPRARLVDARYLSPDIPALTPPPFESDGAHVIPVNGLVKIAAAPGRFVLVGAGKTAMDAAVWLLRQGVAPDAITWVRPRDPWLLNRAVVQPDPAIFLGMAADTMTAAAEASSADDLFLRMEAAGVMLRIDRTATPTMAKTPTLATWELELLRSIEDVVRRGHLRGVEPGRLRFAEGDVRIPRDAVIVHCAASGLKYPGLVPIWRPGVITPQPVRVGFPCFGAALTGYVEATRDTDEEKNAVCRPSPYADTPADWTAMQVIGGDASLAMANEDDIRQWANATTLNPSRIPPERTDDPAVIAAVRRLRECIGAGRQRLAELAAAGPVRAG, from the coding sequence GTGGAGGTCGCAGTCGACGCCGACTACCTCGTGCTGGGGGCAGGGGCCATGGGCATGGCGTTCACCGACGCGCTCACGGCCCGGGCCGACGTGTCGGTCGCGGTCGTCGATCGGCGATTCGGCGCGGGCGGGCACTGGCTCGACGACTACGCGTTCGTCCGGCTCCACCAGGCGTCGGCGTTCTACGGCGTCGCGTCCACGCGCCTCGGCGGCGGACGACTGCAGCAGGAGGGTCCCGAACGGGGCCTGCAGGAGCGCGCGTCGGCCGCCGAGGTCTGCGAGTACTACGCGCGCGTCGCCGAGCGGCTCTCGCAGAGCGGGAAGGTGACCTTCCACTGGAACAGCGAGTACGTCGGCGAGGGACGGTTCGTGTCGCGGCTGACGGGCACGCGGTTCGTCGCGCCCCGCGCTCGCCTGGTCGACGCGCGATACCTCTCGCCCGACATCCCCGCGCTCACACCTCCTCCCTTCGAATCGGACGGCGCCCACGTCATCCCGGTGAACGGGCTCGTGAAGATCGCCGCAGCGCCGGGACGGTTCGTGCTCGTCGGCGCGGGCAAGACCGCGATGGATGCGGCCGTCTGGCTCCTCCGCCAGGGTGTCGCCCCCGACGCCATCACGTGGGTGCGCCCGCGCGATCCGTGGCTGCTCAACCGCGCCGTGGTCCAGCCCGATCCCGCGATCTTCCTCGGCATGGCCGCCGACACCATGACGGCGGCGGCCGAGGCGTCGTCGGCGGACGATCTCTTCCTGCGCATGGAGGCCGCCGGCGTCATGCTGCGCATCGATCGCACGGCGACCCCGACGATGGCGAAGACCCCGACGCTCGCGACGTGGGAGCTCGAGCTGCTGCGTTCCATCGAGGACGTCGTGCGGCGAGGGCACCTGCGCGGCGTCGAACCGGGCCGGCTGCGCTTCGCCGAGGGAGACGTCCGGATTCCCCGCGACGCCGTGATCGTGCACTGCGCGGCGTCCGGGCTCAAGTACCCCGGGCTCGTGCCGATCTGGAGGCCCGGCGTGATCACGCCGCAGCCGGTCCGCGTCGGCTTCCCGTGCTTCGGCGCCGCGCTCACCGGCTACGTCGAGGCGACGCGCGACACCGATGAGGAGAAGAACGCGGTGTGCCGTCCCTCGCCGTACGCCGACACGCCGGCCGACTGGACGGCGATGCAGGTGATCGGCGGCGACGCGTCGCTCGCGATGGCGAACGAGGACGACATCCGCCAGTGGGCGAACGCCACGACCCTCAACCCGTCGCGGATCCCGCCGGAGCGCACGGACGACCCGGCCGTGATCGCCGCCGTGCGGCGGCTGCGCGAGTGCATCGGCGCCGGACGGCAGCGGCTCGCCGAGCTGGCCGCTGCCGGGCCGGTCCGCGCCGGGTGA
- a CDS encoding acetolactate synthase large subunit, which yields MSAESIAAVPRPPARTAAAPVLTGAEAVVRSLELLGVTDVFGLPGGAILPVYDPLMDASELRHILVRHEQGAGHAAEGYAAASNKVGVAIATSGPGATNLVTAIADAYMDSVPIVCITGQVFSTLMGTDAFQEADIVGITMPITKHSFLVKDASEIPGAIAAAFEIASTGRPGPVLVDITKDAQQAEAPFVWPPKIDLPGYRPVTKAHGKQIQAAAQLIAAAKKPVLYVGGGVVRAQASRELRTLAETTGAPVVTTLMARGAFPDSHHQHLGMPGMHGTVPAVLALQEADLIVALGSRFDDRVTGKAALFAPNAQVVHVDIDPAEISKIRTADVPIVGDLKDVLVDLDVAYRAVSGAGRPDITEWWSFLEGLRDEFPLGYTQPSDGLMSPQYVIQRIGELTGPEGVFAAGVGQHQMWAAQFIKYERPNAWLNSGGAGTMGYAVPAAMGAKVAQPERHVWAIDGDGCFQMTNQELATCAINDIPIKVAIINNSSLGMVRQWQTLFYDGRYSNTDLNTGHDTVRIPDFVKLAEAYGCLAIRVEKEEDVDAAIQTALETNDRPVVIDFVVSADAMVWPMVPQGVSNSYVQYARDHAPAFEQED from the coding sequence ATGTCCGCCGAAAGCATTGCCGCCGTTCCGCGGCCACCCGCTCGCACCGCCGCTGCGCCCGTGCTCACGGGCGCAGAGGCGGTCGTCCGCTCGCTCGAGCTGCTCGGCGTCACCGACGTCTTCGGGCTGCCGGGCGGCGCCATCCTCCCGGTGTACGACCCGCTCATGGACGCGAGCGAGCTGCGCCACATCCTGGTCCGCCACGAGCAGGGCGCCGGCCATGCGGCCGAAGGCTACGCCGCGGCATCCAACAAGGTCGGCGTCGCGATCGCGACGTCCGGCCCGGGCGCGACCAACCTCGTGACCGCCATCGCCGACGCCTACATGGACTCGGTGCCGATCGTGTGCATCACCGGCCAGGTCTTCTCGACCCTGATGGGGACGGATGCCTTCCAGGAGGCCGACATCGTGGGCATCACGATGCCGATCACCAAGCACTCGTTCCTCGTGAAGGACGCCTCCGAGATCCCCGGCGCGATCGCCGCCGCGTTCGAGATCGCGTCCACCGGCCGCCCCGGCCCCGTGCTCGTCGACATCACCAAGGATGCGCAGCAGGCCGAGGCGCCGTTCGTGTGGCCGCCGAAGATCGATCTGCCCGGGTATCGCCCCGTCACCAAGGCGCACGGCAAGCAGATCCAGGCGGCCGCGCAGCTGATCGCCGCAGCGAAGAAGCCGGTGCTGTACGTCGGCGGAGGCGTCGTGCGGGCGCAGGCCTCCCGCGAGCTGCGGACGCTGGCCGAGACGACCGGCGCACCCGTCGTGACGACGCTCATGGCCCGCGGCGCGTTCCCCGACTCGCACCATCAGCACCTGGGCATGCCCGGAATGCACGGCACCGTGCCCGCCGTCCTCGCGCTGCAGGAGGCCGACCTCATCGTCGCCCTCGGCTCGCGGTTCGACGACCGCGTGACGGGCAAGGCGGCGCTGTTCGCGCCGAACGCGCAGGTCGTGCACGTCGACATCGACCCCGCCGAGATCTCGAAGATCCGCACCGCCGACGTGCCGATCGTGGGCGACCTGAAAGACGTGCTCGTCGACCTCGACGTCGCCTACCGCGCCGTCAGCGGCGCGGGAAGGCCCGACATCACCGAATGGTGGTCGTTCCTCGAGGGGCTGCGCGACGAGTTCCCCCTCGGCTACACCCAGCCCTCGGACGGTCTGATGTCGCCGCAGTACGTGATCCAGCGCATCGGCGAGCTGACCGGACCCGAAGGCGTGTTCGCCGCCGGCGTCGGCCAGCACCAGATGTGGGCGGCGCAGTTCATCAAGTACGAGCGGCCCAACGCGTGGCTGAACTCGGGCGGCGCCGGCACCATGGGCTACGCGGTCCCCGCCGCCATGGGAGCCAAGGTCGCTCAGCCGGAACGCCACGTGTGGGCGATCGACGGCGACGGCTGCTTCCAGATGACCAACCAGGAGCTCGCCACCTGCGCGATCAACGACATCCCGATCAAGGTCGCGATCATCAACAACTCCTCGCTCGGCATGGTGCGCCAGTGGCAGACGCTGTTCTACGACGGCCGTTACTCGAACACCGACCTCAACACCGGTCACGACACCGTCCGCATCCCCGACTTCGTCAAGCTCGCCGAGGCGTACGGCTGCCTCGCGATCCGCGTCGAGAAGGAAGAGGACGTGGACGCCGCGATCCAGACCGCGCTCGAGACCAACGATCGTCCGGTCGTCATCGACTTCGTCGTGAGCGCCGACGCGATGGTGTGGCCGATGGTCCCGCAGGGCGTCAGCAACAGCTACGTCCAGTACGCGCGCGACCACGCGCCGGCGTTCGAGCAAGAAGACTGA
- a CDS encoding copper homeostasis protein CutC: MSVRPVEIAVQDPAGARDAVAAGAVRLELCQALDVGGLTPSLAMLEAVLGAVDPAAVNVLVRPRPGGFVYTPDEVALVAADIRACVVRGAGGVVIGALDGAGGLDREAVRRWRDAAGPATLVFHRAIDAAPDPSAVFDALLAEGVDRVLTSGGAARSIDGVGRLAEFAARSGRVEVMAGGGVRVVDIPVLFAAGVDAVHLSARARAGLDAPSGPGGGSDGHDVTDAALVREAVAAART; encoded by the coding sequence ATGTCTGTGCGCCCCGTCGAGATCGCCGTCCAGGACCCCGCAGGCGCCCGTGATGCGGTCGCGGCGGGCGCCGTGCGGCTCGAGCTCTGCCAGGCGCTCGATGTCGGCGGGCTGACCCCGTCGCTCGCGATGCTCGAGGCGGTGCTCGGCGCGGTCGATCCGGCTGCGGTGAACGTACTCGTCCGCCCCCGCCCCGGCGGTTTCGTCTACACCCCCGACGAGGTCGCCCTCGTCGCGGCCGACATCCGCGCGTGCGTCGTGCGAGGCGCCGGCGGAGTCGTGATCGGGGCCCTCGACGGGGCCGGCGGGCTCGATCGCGAGGCCGTCCGTCGGTGGCGGGATGCCGCAGGCCCGGCGACGCTGGTGTTCCATCGCGCGATCGACGCCGCGCCGGATCCGTCCGCGGTGTTCGACGCGCTCCTCGCCGAGGGGGTCGACCGGGTCCTCACGTCGGGCGGCGCGGCGCGGTCGATCGACGGCGTCGGACGACTGGCCGAGTTCGCGGCCCGCTCCGGGCGCGTCGAGGTGATGGCGGGAGGCGGTGTGCGCGTCGTCGACATCCCGGTGCTGTTCGCCGCCGGTGTCGACGCGGTGCACCTCTCGGCGCGCGCCCGCGCGGGGCTCGACGCCCCCTCTGGTCCGGGCGGGGGATCCGACGGTCACGACGTGACCGACGCCGCGCTTGTGCGGGAGGCGGTCGCCGCCGCGCGGACGTGA
- a CDS encoding TetR/AcrR family transcriptional regulator, producing MSRPPLAREKVLDAFERILIDEGERAATMDATARAAGVSKGGLLYHFGTKEALEAGLIVRLAELVDEDVAAIESAAEGPVAYFLRSSVMENAPLDRAIIAASRLAQSGNAPAIAALHEMRARWEDALRPHTRSTAALDLVMLVSDGLYFNNALGGDAPLTVVPRGEALEAVIALVEEAIRL from the coding sequence ATGAGCCGCCCTCCCCTGGCACGCGAGAAGGTGCTCGACGCCTTCGAGCGCATCCTCATCGATGAGGGCGAGCGCGCCGCGACGATGGACGCCACGGCACGCGCCGCGGGCGTGTCGAAGGGCGGCCTGCTCTACCACTTCGGCACGAAGGAGGCCCTCGAGGCCGGACTCATCGTGCGGCTCGCCGAGCTCGTCGACGAGGACGTCGCCGCGATCGAGTCCGCGGCGGAAGGACCGGTGGCGTACTTCCTGCGCTCGTCGGTCATGGAGAACGCACCGCTGGATCGCGCGATCATCGCCGCCTCCCGCCTGGCTCAGTCCGGCAACGCGCCGGCGATCGCCGCGCTGCACGAGATGCGGGCGCGCTGGGAGGACGCCCTGCGGCCGCATACGCGCAGCACGGCCGCCCTCGACCTCGTCATGCTGGTCAGCGACGGCCTCTACTTCAACAACGCCCTCGGCGGGGATGCGCCACTCACGGTGGTGCCGCGCGGCGAGGCGCTCGAAGCCGTCATCGCGCTCGTGGAAGAGGCGATCCGGCTCTGA
- a CDS encoding bacitracin resistance protein, with protein sequence MSDTTPDAAASVPAKGRTPTWLVATISGLVGLFYAYAVWNAIGNLIETVGFYGEAGMSLTPLGWLVWIFAAVFPLLVWGAAFALAHRRAAHELLLVMITGLALVAVFWLNVVAYTTLNTTSLVS encoded by the coding sequence ATGAGCGACACGACACCGGATGCCGCGGCATCCGTCCCCGCGAAGGGCAGGACGCCGACCTGGCTCGTCGCGACCATCTCGGGCCTCGTCGGCCTCTTCTACGCCTACGCGGTGTGGAACGCGATCGGCAACCTCATCGAGACGGTCGGGTTCTACGGCGAGGCGGGCATGTCGCTGACCCCGCTGGGCTGGCTGGTCTGGATCTTCGCGGCGGTCTTCCCGCTGCTCGTGTGGGGCGCGGCGTTCGCGCTGGCCCACCGGCGCGCGGCGCACGAGCTGCTCCTCGTGATGATCACCGGGCTCGCGCTCGTCGCGGTGTTCTGGCTCAATGTCGTCGCCTACACCACGCTCAACACGACGTCGCTGGTGTCGTGA
- a CDS encoding DNA polymerase III subunit gamma/tau — translation MTTGRDDDALTWDGDDDPTLDVGASDAGGEVPAAEAASPEPTDTEPTDAEPDAAAGTAVLPEGFTAVGRGSERVSSADAAAGPAGAPADAVAVDGEATAAKTPMGNAELIVLGVLGGVYALFAVGWLIGGLRLQGWRPFLVTDAMYQGSLWLAVLAPVLWFATVFLLTRASRSWVRFAWLAAGVVLLVPWPFVMIGAVGQ, via the coding sequence GTGACGACCGGACGCGACGACGACGCCCTGACCTGGGACGGCGACGACGACCCCACCCTCGACGTCGGCGCGTCCGATGCGGGCGGTGAGGTGCCGGCGGCAGAGGCCGCGAGCCCCGAACCGACCGACACCGAACCGACCGACGCCGAACCGGACGCCGCCGCGGGGACCGCGGTGCTTCCCGAGGGGTTCACCGCGGTCGGCAGGGGGAGTGAGCGTGTCTCATCCGCCGACGCGGCGGCCGGGCCGGCCGGCGCGCCGGCGGACGCGGTCGCCGTGGACGGCGAGGCAACGGCCGCCAAGACCCCGATGGGGAACGCCGAGCTCATCGTGCTCGGCGTGCTCGGCGGCGTGTATGCGCTCTTCGCCGTCGGCTGGCTGATCGGCGGCCTGCGCCTGCAGGGCTGGCGTCCGTTCCTGGTGACCGACGCGATGTACCAGGGCAGCCTGTGGCTCGCGGTGCTCGCCCCGGTGCTGTGGTTCGCGACGGTGTTCCTGCTCACGCGCGCGTCGCGCTCGTGGGTGCGGTTCGCGTGGCTCGCCGCGGGTGTGGTGCTGCTGGTGCCGTGGCCTTTCGTCATGATCGGGGCGGTGGGGCAATGA
- a CDS encoding DUF2867 domain-containing protein, with protein sequence MAPVEGLASAPAPSPARAGSPAFRSLAFEGLSRFDYGDVILASKPPRTTGDPREWAETLFAPKSSPLWVKAAMGLRIALAPLLRLEAAPRGVFDVRRVEGEEALIEYADAHLTFRCGVGVDAAASVVRVTTVVTFNDWRGRVYFTPVSLLHPLVVHAMLRRTRRRLAARR encoded by the coding sequence ATGGCGCCGGTCGAGGGTCTCGCATCCGCACCGGCGCCCTCGCCCGCCCGTGCCGGATCTCCGGCCTTCCGCAGTCTCGCGTTCGAAGGGCTCTCCCGGTTCGACTACGGCGACGTGATCCTGGCGTCGAAGCCGCCGCGCACGACCGGCGATCCGCGCGAGTGGGCCGAGACGCTGTTCGCCCCGAAGTCCTCGCCGCTGTGGGTCAAGGCGGCCATGGGGCTGCGCATCGCGCTCGCTCCGCTGCTGCGCCTCGAGGCGGCGCCTCGAGGCGTGTTCGATGTGCGACGCGTCGAGGGTGAGGAGGCGCTCATCGAGTACGCCGATGCGCATCTGACGTTCCGCTGCGGCGTGGGAGTGGATGCCGCTGCGTCTGTTGTGCGCGTGACGACGGTCGTCACGTTCAACGACTGGCGAGGGCGCGTCTACTTCACGCCGGTCTCGCTGCTGCACCCGCTCGTGGTGCACGCGATGCTCCGGCGCACGCGGCGCAGGCTCGCCGCCCGCCGCTGA
- the serA gene encoding phosphoglycerate dehydrogenase produces the protein MTKPVVLIAEELSPATIDALGPDFDVRYVDGTDRPALLSALADANAVLIRSATKIDAEAIAAAPVLKVVARAGVGLDNVDIKTATTAGVMVVNAPTSNIISAAELTVGHILSLARRIPAAHASLAAGQWKRSAYTGTELFEKTVGIIGLGRIGALIAARLQAFGVAVVAYDPYVTPARAQQLGVTLLELDELLATSDFVTIHMPKTPETTGMIGAEQFRLMKPTAFVVNVARGGLIDEEALHAALTSGEIAGAGLDVFTSEPPAPDGTAFPLLALPNVVVTPHLGASTDEAQEKAGVSVAKSVKLALEGDLVPDAVNVAGGVIDPFVRPGIALVEQLGQFFTGLAHSALTSLDIEVRGELAAYDVSVYRLAALKGILANVVSENVSYVNAPLFAEQRGIETRLIVEAESPLYRNITILRGTLADGSVLTVAGTLAGTRMVPKVVGINGYEIEVPIERHHLVMRYADRPGIVAIYGQRLGDAGINIAGLQVAQADASGRALSVLTVDSPVPEELLEEMRDSVGADLFRRIEVTED, from the coding sequence GTGACGAAGCCTGTCGTCCTCATCGCCGAAGAGCTCTCTCCCGCCACGATCGACGCACTGGGTCCAGACTTCGATGTGCGCTACGTCGACGGCACCGACCGGCCCGCCCTGCTGTCTGCGCTGGCCGACGCGAACGCGGTGCTGATCCGCTCGGCGACGAAGATCGACGCCGAGGCGATCGCCGCGGCCCCCGTGCTCAAGGTCGTCGCGCGTGCGGGCGTCGGGCTCGACAACGTCGACATCAAGACGGCGACCACGGCGGGCGTGATGGTGGTCAACGCGCCCACCTCCAACATCATCTCGGCGGCCGAGCTGACCGTCGGTCACATCCTGAGCCTGGCCCGCCGCATCCCCGCCGCGCACGCGTCGCTCGCCGCCGGCCAGTGGAAGCGCAGCGCGTACACCGGCACCGAGCTCTTCGAGAAGACGGTCGGAATCATCGGGCTGGGTCGCATCGGCGCGCTCATCGCAGCGCGACTGCAGGCGTTCGGTGTGGCGGTCGTGGCGTATGACCCCTATGTCACGCCCGCGCGCGCCCAGCAGCTCGGCGTGACCCTGCTCGAACTGGACGAGCTGCTCGCGACCAGCGACTTCGTCACCATCCACATGCCGAAGACCCCCGAGACGACGGGCATGATCGGCGCCGAGCAGTTCCGTCTGATGAAGCCGACGGCCTTCGTCGTCAACGTCGCGCGCGGCGGCCTCATCGACGAGGAGGCGCTGCACGCCGCGCTCACCAGCGGCGAGATCGCGGGTGCCGGCCTCGACGTGTTCACGAGCGAGCCGCCCGCGCCCGACGGCACGGCCTTCCCGCTCCTGGCTCTGCCCAACGTCGTCGTCACGCCGCACCTCGGCGCCTCGACCGACGAGGCGCAGGAGAAGGCGGGCGTCTCGGTCGCGAAGTCCGTGAAGCTCGCGCTCGAGGGCGACCTCGTGCCCGACGCCGTGAACGTGGCGGGCGGGGTCATCGACCCGTTCGTGCGTCCCGGGATCGCGCTCGTCGAGCAGCTCGGCCAGTTCTTCACGGGCCTCGCGCACAGCGCGCTCACCAGCCTCGACATCGAGGTGCGCGGTGAGCTGGCGGCCTACGACGTCAGCGTGTACCGCCTGGCCGCGCTCAAGGGCATCCTCGCGAACGTCGTCAGCGAGAACGTCTCGTACGTGAACGCGCCGCTGTTCGCCGAGCAGCGCGGCATCGAGACGCGGCTCATCGTCGAGGCCGAGAGCCCGCTGTACCGCAACATCACCATCCTGCGCGGCACACTCGCGGACGGCTCCGTCCTCACCGTGGCCGGCACGCTCGCCGGCACGCGCATGGTGCCCAAGGTGGTGGGCATCAACGGCTACGAGATCGAGGTGCCGATCGAACGCCACCACCTCGTGATGCGGTACGCCGACCGCCCGGGCATCGTGGCGATCTACGGCCAGAGGCTGGGCGACGCGGGCATCAACATCGCCGGTCTGCAGGTCGCGCAGGCCGACGCGAGCGGGCGTGCCCTGTCGGTGCTCACCGTGGACTCGCCGGTGCCCGAGGAGCTGCTCGAAGAGATGCGCGACTCCGTCGGCGCGGACCTGTTCCGCCGCATCGAGGTCACCGAGGACTGA
- the ilvC gene encoding ketol-acid reductoisomerase: MAEIFYDADADLSIIQNKKVAIVGYGSQGHAHAQNLRDSGVEVVIALKDGSKSTEKAQDEGFEVKSVADAAEWADLIMILAPDQHQRSIFSESIKDKLTPGKTLAFAHGFNIRFGYIQAPEGVDVILVAPKAPGHTVRREYVAGRGIPDIIAVEQDASGTAWQTALSYAKAIGGTRAGVIKTTFTEETETDLFGEQAVLCGGVSQLVQYGFETLTEAGYQPQIAYFEVLHELKLIVDLMWEGGIAKQRWSVSDTAEYGDYVSGPRVIDPHVKENMQAVLADIQSGAFAKRFIDDQDNGATEFLELREKAAQHPIEAVGKDLRALFAWKQQDEDYVEGNAAR, from the coding sequence ATGGCTGAGATCTTCTACGACGCCGATGCCGACCTGAGCATCATCCAGAACAAGAAGGTCGCGATCGTCGGCTACGGCTCGCAGGGGCACGCGCACGCGCAGAACCTGCGGGACTCGGGCGTCGAGGTCGTCATCGCGCTCAAGGACGGCTCGAAGTCGACCGAGAAGGCGCAGGACGAGGGCTTCGAGGTCAAGTCCGTCGCGGACGCCGCCGAGTGGGCGGACCTCATCATGATCCTCGCGCCCGACCAGCACCAGCGGTCGATCTTCAGCGAGAGCATCAAGGACAAGCTGACCCCGGGCAAGACGCTCGCGTTCGCGCACGGCTTCAACATCCGCTTCGGCTACATCCAGGCGCCCGAGGGGGTCGACGTCATCCTCGTCGCACCCAAGGCGCCCGGCCACACCGTGCGTCGCGAGTACGTCGCCGGCCGCGGCATCCCCGACATCATCGCGGTGGAGCAGGATGCCTCCGGCACGGCGTGGCAGACCGCGCTCTCGTACGCGAAGGCCATCGGCGGCACGCGCGCGGGCGTCATCAAGACGACCTTCACGGAAGAGACCGAGACCGACCTGTTCGGCGAGCAGGCCGTGCTGTGCGGCGGCGTCTCCCAGCTGGTGCAGTACGGGTTCGAGACGCTGACCGAGGCCGGCTACCAGCCGCAGATCGCGTACTTCGAGGTGCTGCACGAGCTGAAGCTCATCGTCGACCTGATGTGGGAGGGCGGCATCGCCAAGCAGCGCTGGTCGGTCTCCGACACGGCCGAGTACGGCGACTACGTGTCGGGCCCGCGCGTCATCGACCCGCACGTCAAGGAGAACATGCAGGCCGTGCTCGCCGACATCCAGTCCGGCGCGTTCGCGAAGCGCTTCATCGACGACCAGGACAACGGCGCGACGGAGTTCCTCGAGCTGCGCGAGAAGGCCGCCCAGCACCCGATCGAGGCCGTCGGCAAGGACCTGCGCGCGCTCTTCGCATGGAAGCAGCAGGACGAGGACTACGTGGAGGGCAACGCGGCGCGCTGA
- a CDS encoding peptidoglycan-binding domain-containing protein gives MNIEPWTTVGTGAEGPVVSGIQYLLRAQGHAVVVDGDYGPVTAAAVAAFQAVEGIAADGVVGPVTWPRLVVPSGPGATGDAVRAVQQFGLLRSPGEDPLLVDGVFGPLTKERVEFFQESWGLTLDGVAGRETWSFLSTAMPGPRPWALVKQGSSQATNWRALAAQHLLRHHGAAIAADGAFGPASGAAVQAFQQTLRTDEISTTLGQLDWPSLIVTVRLGDTGEAVRALQTLLADLAVDGAFGPLTDAAVREFQSMFAPPADGIVGPVTWHALTVRLFD, from the coding sequence ATGAACATCGAACCGTGGACCACCGTCGGGACCGGAGCAGAGGGTCCGGTCGTGTCCGGCATCCAGTACCTGCTGCGCGCCCAGGGGCACGCCGTCGTCGTCGACGGCGACTACGGTCCCGTGACCGCGGCGGCGGTCGCCGCGTTCCAGGCGGTGGAGGGGATCGCGGCGGACGGTGTCGTCGGACCTGTCACGTGGCCGCGACTGGTCGTGCCGAGCGGGCCGGGGGCGACGGGCGACGCCGTCCGCGCGGTGCAGCAGTTCGGGCTGCTCCGCTCTCCGGGGGAGGATCCGCTCCTCGTCGACGGCGTGTTCGGTCCGCTGACGAAGGAACGCGTCGAGTTCTTCCAGGAGTCCTGGGGGCTCACGCTCGACGGCGTCGCGGGCCGCGAGACGTGGTCGTTCCTCAGCACCGCCATGCCGGGACCGCGGCCCTGGGCTCTCGTGAAGCAGGGCTCGTCGCAGGCCACGAACTGGCGCGCGCTCGCGGCGCAGCACCTGCTGCGCCACCACGGCGCGGCCATCGCCGCGGACGGCGCGTTCGGTCCGGCCAGCGGCGCCGCGGTCCAGGCGTTCCAGCAGACGCTGCGCACCGACGAGATCTCGACGACGCTGGGGCAGCTCGACTGGCCGAGCCTCATCGTCACGGTGCGGCTCGGCGACACGGGAGAGGCGGTCCGGGCGCTGCAGACGCTGCTCGCGGACCTGGCCGTCGACGGTGCCTTCGGTCCGCTCACGGACGCGGCCGTCCGCGAGTTCCAGTCGATGTTCGCTCCGCCGGCCGACGGGATCGTCGGACCCGTCACGTGGCACGCGCTCACAGTGCGGCTCTTCGATTGA